AAAAACAAGGGTTGGCTGCCTAAAACTCGCGGTAGACTTGCACACCCTATCTATTCCTCCTCAAACTTCTTGGCTCTTGAACAATCCACCCAGAAATACGAATTCTCTTCATATCTCCCCCCGAGCTTTTTTAATCCCCCTCCTTAATCAATTTTGAAATAGAAATTAGAAATAACTTAATTGCATTTAGTAAATTGCGATTGCCCAATTAAAAGGAAAACCCGGCCCGGAATAAAAAAAAAAACCCAACAGAAGTTAATTACAAAATGAAATCGAATTGGGGCTCAATTTAAATTAGGATTTCGACTTTATTGTTTGAACACGAAGAACAGACGACGAAGAACACACAGACGACGACAGGAGCAAGGAGAGACACCACGACGACGAGAACAGAGGGAAACGACGGCGACGGGAACAGAGAGACACGACGACGACGGGAACATAGAATGACGACGACGACGAGAACATAGAGACACGACGACGATGGCGAGGAACAGGGAGAGAGAGAGAGACAACGACGAGGAACACAGAGACGAATCCATCGATAATGAGCAACTCAGCCTCATCTTCTTCCCCTCGGGCATCAAATCCGCTTTCTGTCTCAGCTTATCCAAAAATAGTCTTGCAATCACCGTACTTTTCAACAGCTTGCATTTTCCATCCGGAGTGCAACTATGAAACTTGTACTTCGTTTTTAACAACCATTTATGATTTTCAGTATCATATGAGCAATAAATTCGCCATTTACACTTCTTACCGATGCCACACACAAATGAAACTTTTGTCTTATCCCACCTGTCTTGCTTAATGTTTTTTCTCTTGCTCAAAGCATATTCCAAAATAACTTCTTTAAACTCATACAAGGTGTAGTAGCTACTCCCCAAAGCTAATCTATCATGACTTATTCTTCTTTTCATTCTCTTCTCACGCACATCAATCTCATCCTCAGAAGAGTCATCTGAACTCTCTGGTATCTGGTTTCTTTCAGTTGGCTCCTCATCCTCAAATTCAGCGACTGATTCTTCGATTTCAAATTCATATCGACCAAGAGTTTCCTCATCTTCATCCACCTTATCTTTTTTCCCAGATTTTTTCTTTTCCTCGTACTCATACTCAGTTTCATACCCTTCTTCGAAGTCCTTTTTCTCTGTTTCAACCATGGTTTCAGCACTTTCAATTTCACCTCTTTCATCTCTATCAAATTAAAACAACTCAAACTCAAGCCAAGACATAAACAAATAAGAAATTTAAGTTTAACAAGCTTAAAATCCAGACTTTTGATTTCTCCATACCTAACAACAACAGATCCTTCAACATTCTTCACACTGTCGAACGGTTCTTCAATGTTTCTCAGGTCGTGACTTTGTGTCTGGGTTTCGTCCATGGTACCATCTTCATCGTTCCTCATTATCCCTCTCTCCCCAGCATTATCTTCTCTCTCCTTTGCATTCTCTTCTGTCGTTTCTGTCTCTCTCTCTCTTTCTCTGTCATGTTCTGCGTTTGTGTCGTGAAATAGAGACAGGAAACCTAATTTCAATTTGATCTCCAAAATTTTTTTAAGTTAACTTGGGTCGGGTTTTATTTTTAGTGTCGGTCGGGCTTTCCTTTTAATTGGGCAATCGAAATTTACAAAATGCAATTAAGTTATCTCTAATTTCGATTTTGAAATTGATTAGGGAGGGGGGTTAAAAAAGTTTTGGGGGGGGGGGGNNNNNNNNNNNNNNNNNNNNNNNNNNNNNNNNNNNNNNNNNNNNNNNNNNNNNNNNNNNNNNNNNNNNNNNNNNNNNNNNNNNNNNNNNNNNNNNNNNNNNNNNNNNNNNNNNNNNNNNNNNNNNNNNNNNNNNNNNNNNNNNNNNNNNNNNNNNNNNNNNNNNNAGATATGAAGAGAATTTGTATTTCTAGGTGGATTGGTCAAGAACCAAGAAGTTTGGGGAGGAATAAATAGGGTGTGCAAGTCTGCAGTGGGTTTTAGGCAGCCAACCCTGAAAACAACATAATGTTTTGTTTGTACATATATAAAATGTATATATATATATATATATATATATATATAATTAATTTATGATTTTAATGGGCTCATATATTTACACATAGTTTTAAAAAATTATATTATTACTTTATTGATTTGTGTCATATTTTGAACTGGACTAACTCCGAACCAGAAGAATTTATTACTTTATAGTGTTTATTAATTTATAAAATACTAATTTATAGAATTTCTACTGTATTTATTATTTATTATTTCATTTGTACAGATCGAATATGACATCTGATTAAAATACAAAAATTACCTGATATACGGGACACCGAATATCCAAGTGGATACTGATCGAATCGAATCGTATAATTGATTATTCAGCCGAAACAGATCGGATCACAATACTTCTAAGAACAAGGATATTCGATCAGTACCCATCCCTAATATCATGCATACACACCTTCGAAGCCAAATCGATATGATAGACAAAAATATCTAAATACGTTTGACCCTGGACAGAGCATATCTAAGACTGGCTGAGAGCAATCCAGTACTTTTGTTATTGAGGCATTGGCTGAGGAACCAGTCTACAAAAGATGGGAAGAAACTGGCATCTATATTCATATAGATAATAATATTGATTATCAAATTTATCTTTCTTATAAAAATAAGTTTGGAGAAAATTAGAAATATAATATATTGATATAATCAGATTTATTAATTTTATAATTTTTAGAATGGTTTGAAATAATTACTAATAATTTTAAACTACAAATGGTTTAGCTAAAAATGTATCATTTATTAGAAAAAAATATTTATGAACTATTTAATGTTGTGTTAAAATATTTGGTTTAAATGTGTGAGATCACAAATTTTATAAATTGTGGAGAAATATCAAATGTTGGTGATAATATAAATTTATGAGAAGAAAATGTTTAAGTTAATATTAGGTGAATGCATGTGCTTTCGCGGATGTGACTATATTATATATCAAATTAAAATATAATTATTATTAAAATTAAACTCGCATGTGATAATATTTTAATTAAAAATACAAATATATTGGTATAATCAAATTTATTATTTTATTATTTGTTAGAATATATTAAAACAAATATTTCTAATTAAAAAAATTACAGTTGGTTTATACTAAAATTTATCATTGATTATAAAATATGTATGGACTATTTGATTTTTGTTGAAATATTTGGTCTAAATAATAAGAAAGTAATAAATGTGTAAGATTTTACAAATATTATAAATTGTAGTGAGGTGTCAGATTGTTTATTTCTTATATATTTTCTAAAAATGTATTTTATACATTTATTCATTTTTATTATTTATTGTTTTAAAAAATAGATATGACTATGTTAAAATATTTTTAACAGTTATAGTAAAATTTGTTATACATGATTCATTTCTATTGTTTTTGAAAGAAATTAAGTTTATAAAATATAAAATATTAATATTAATATTTTTGATTCCAAAACAAATTGCTGGTAAAATTTATTAATTTAATAATTATAACTTTTGTTTAAAATTTACAATATGAACTTTATAAATTAATAATATTGAACCTATAACATTTTATTTAGAATATTATTTTAAAAAACCTTTTTAAAAATTATATATATTGAAAGGATGTTTCTCAATATGATATATATATATTTTTAATTCACTTATGTGAATTCTCATTTACAAGAGGAATAGCTTGAAACACTATAAATTGGCTATCACTTTTCTAAAATTCTTCCAATCAAAGTACTCTAGCATTTAGGTTTATTGTGTAGTGAGTATTGTTTATGGTTTAGTATTTAAGGGGTGAGGTTGAGTTTATAAAATAAATTAAATGATTATTAAATATTTATAAATGATTTAAGAGGGTTAGTTTAATATTTTCATCACAAACATAAAGTATTTAGGAAAATGATTATCCTGAAAAAAGTACATTTAAAAAGTAGTAGTATCAGATTTATGGTAAAATTTGGATTTCTCACATTTCACAATAGCTAATGCGTTTTAAGTATGTTGAGGGAAATTGTTTTGATATGTTTTGTTTATCTTAAATTAGTTTTGTTTTTACTTAAAATTATATTAAATATATACTCTTTTTATATCATTATCTTTAGAGTACGCAAATAAAAAGTTACTAACTACTAATTATATTTCTCTTGTGTTAAAATGATATAGATGATTCAAAAATATAAATGTTCAAAAGATGTAAAATATTTGAATGAATTTTTAAACAAAAGCGGATGTTTTACATTAGTTTTTTTCTTATTATTATTGGATGTGTTTGGTAATAAATTTGTCATATATTTGAGATTTAGTTTTATTCATTATATTTTATGAATTGTTTGGTAACTGATGTAAGCTAGTTCATATTTTTCTGTAATCAAATTAAATAAATTAAAAATAAATATAATTATGAACTAATTAAATTATAATATCAATTCAAAATTTTATTTATGAATGACATATGATTTTCAATTTATTATATAGTAGGATATATAGATTGCAAGTAGCTTATTAATGAGGTCTAGGTAAGAGAGGATATCCATTAGTATTAGTGCTAATGTATAACTAAATTATTTATGGTAATAATAAATACGTTAAACTTTTTTTTTGTAACACTAAAATACGTTAAACTATACTACTGATTATGAACATGATCCCCACAATTCACATGGGCGGCTACTTATACTTTTAGTTTAGTCTAATAAAATATATATAAAAAGAAAAGACAACAACCCTCTTGTTTCTTTGATCCATTGTTCCACTGTCTCACAATAAACAAAAATGACCGATCACAAATTCTCAACTAATATAATAAACAAACATGAGCGATCACAAATTCTCAACTAATACAATAAACAAACATGCATCTGTTGGCTTTTAAAATCATCTTTTTGCTAGACTGAACTATTAGGAAGATCAAAGTCTCGAGCATGGAGAAGAATGAACGTGAAGATGATCGAACGGCCCTTATCTTTCTCGGAACAGGCTGCTCCGCCGCAGTTCCCCATTTCAGATGCTTACTCCAGCCCTCAGATCCTCCTTGCCATGTCTGTTCTCAGTCCCTCACTTTACTGCCTCACCTCAACCCTAATTACAGGTATATTTTGTCTCATTCCAACATCAATTTATCTATGGGTTATTTGGTCTTTAATCTGTCAAGATTGAAAAACATTGAATCTTAATTTTTATTTATACTAAAATATTAAATCTTGTCCCTTTTGATCTTCTTTGGTCCATTCTTGAATCTTGATACTCTTACTTTGGCAGATGCAATACATCTCTCTTGATCGATTATTGCTGCGGGGAGGAAGATGGTAGACATTATTACATGATTATTGATGTTGGGAAGAGTTTTCGAGAGCAAGTCCTTCGTTGGTTTACCTTCTATAAGATTCCTCGAATTGATTCCGTTAAGCTCTTTTTATATACTAATTTTCTTGAGTTCTTACATCTTTTTGTCTGATATGGAATCTAACTTTTACTACTAATCATGTTATGTAGATCATTCTAACTCATGACCACGCAGACGCAATTCATGGCCTAGATGATATTCGATCTCTTCAACCTCGTGGTTCAGCCATTGACACCAATCCACTTCCCGTCTTTCTATCTCAATTTACAATGGAAAGGTAAAAATTTAATTTGACCTTTTTCCTGTTATTAGTAAGTGTTCTCTAATGAGACTTTAAAAGGCATTTTTGTACAGCATTTCTACGAGGTTTCCTTATTTGGTTGAAAAGAAGGTTAAAGAGGTACCTAGACGGGTTTCACAGCTTGACTGGAGAATCATCGAAGAGAATTGTGACAAACCATTCACTGCCTCGGGCTTATCTTTCACGCCTCTTCCGGTTAAACTTCCTTCCATCTTTTGAGTAAATAAAAACAGTGATTCTTCCAGGAGAACTTGATCCCTTGGACTCCACGTTTTGCTTTAGGTGATGCATGGAGAAGATTACGTTGCTTTAGGTTTCCTCTTCGGCAATAAAAGTAAAGTGGCTTATATATCAGATATATCACGCATCCCACCTAGTACTGAATATGGTAAGAACTATTAATATTTTTGCTAAATCATTTGAAATCACAAGCTAATTAACATTGTCTATGATCAGTGGCGGAGGTAGCACTTAGGGAGGGGGTCAGTTGACCCCTACAAAATTTATATTACATATAAATTTACTTGTACTTCTGGTTTAAAAACCTGGTGAAATGCTGTAAAATTAGTACAATGACCCCGGTAACATTTGTTCAAAATTAACTTAAACCCATGATTCAGTTTTGTTGACCCCAATAAGCTTTGTGGCTGGCTCTGCCACTGTCTATGATTGATCTTCTTACGAATCTTGACTAAGAAGCTATTTCTAAAGCCGGAGCTGGACAGCTAGATCTTCTTATCCTGGATACAAATGTACCATCTATGGTTATGGTATAATTAATAACTTTTATTTCCACTTTTTGTTCATGAAAACTTATTGTTGCTGACTAACTCTTTGATAATAGAGAGGACGACAACCTACACATCTATGTTTGCCTGAGGTTTGTTTCAGTATCTTTCTACATTGATAGAATAATGTATTCAATTTTCTGAGCCTCATCTTCTTTAGACTCTTGAGACCATAAAGAGGCTCTGTCCAAAGAGAGCGCTTTTAACGGGTATGACACACTATTTTGATCACCATGAATACAATGAGATACTTGCGGAATGGTCTCTAAGGTAAGCAATGAAAGCAGTGTTGTATCATTTTGGTAAATCCACATTGCTGAAAACTAATGGACTACGTTCAATATTCTAGGGAAGGAATTCAAGTTCAGCTTGCCCACGACGGTCTAAGGCTACCGATAAACCTATGAGCAAATTGCTAAATCCGAAGAGACTAGTTCAGGCTTCTTGTTATCAATTCTAGTGACAAATCGTTGTATGATTATATATCTGAAGTGTGATACAGAAACAAATCTCTGTTTTTGTTTTTTTTTTTTACCTTTTTCTTGAAACAACTTGTCTAAATCTGAAATCTCATTCTCAAGATTTACTTCATCTTCTCTTGTGATCTTCTCATGAAATTTAGTTAGTCTCTGCGTCCCAACATTCACTTCTTCTGCAAAATCTGTAAGAACTTGTCTCATCGATCCATTTCCTTCTTGAACATCTTTGTATCTCCTCTTCAGAGATCGGTATCCATCAATAATCTTCTAAGATCCTCCCTTCGGTTCAATTCATCGAGCCATCATATCTTTCTCCTTACCTAAACTTGAACACATCATTTGAAGACTCTTTCTTGCAGCCATGCTAGCGCTTAGCTCTTTTCTCAGCTGTACATCACGCGGATCGTTCTTGTTGGGATTATGACGAGGTTTCAACTCCGTGTTACATCTTTTAAGCTCCTTCTTACCTGATGATGATGATTTTTGTTGAGCTTTCTGGATTCGAGTCGTTAAATCGTCGAGAATTGTCATCATCGTGATTACTTTTTGTGTCTTACATTCATCTCGGGGCTTTGAGGTTGCTTCATTGTGATCTTGAACGAGCTTTAAGGCACATCGTGATAACTCTTTGTGTCTTACATTGATCTCGGGGCTTTGAGGTCAAACCCTAATCTTAGTAAGTTAAAGTTGTAGATATGTAATATCATGAAGGACCAAATGGTCAACGAGTGACGGATACGAACAAGAGTCTTAAAAGTTGAAAACTACTTCATTACCTTATTTAATGGACTCAAGACAAGTTGACCATCAGAGAATTAATATGGCCGTTTGTTAGTAAAGGATATTGGAGTCTTGAAAGTTGAAACAACTTCACTCCCCTATTTAATTGACTTGATAGAGTTTGACTATCAGAGAAAATGGCCGTTGGTCACTGCGTCATGATGCTAGTCTTGAAAGTTGAAGCTACTTCACTTCCTTATATAATCTTGGACTTGAGAGACAACGTGACCATCACAGAATGGCCTCTTCCTCTTCCTTGGTTCCGTCATCTTCGGATTTGACTCATGTGATGAAAAGGGGAAGAAGATGTATAAACTGGTCGGAGCTTCCGTCGGAATTGACGTCATCAATCCTGCAGAGGCTAGGCGCGATTGAGATATTGGGAAACGCTCAGAAAGTGTGTACTTCATGGCGTCGCGTCTGTAAAGACCCTTCTATGTGGCGGAAGATTGTCATGCATGACCTCGGAGAAAGCATGGAGTTCGACCTCGAGATCATGTGCCGTCATGCAGTCGATCTTAGCCAGGGAGGCTTAATTCAGATCGATATTAGGCACTGATTATCTCCTCAAGTACATATCCGATAGGTTCTCTCTCTCTCTATATATATATCTCTCTCAAAATAAAATTATTGAGAAGTTATTGTTACCTTACGATTGTCTTTTTCTTTTTTTGATAGATCTCTGATGAATATATGTAGGAATGTTAACGGTCCATTTGCTGAATCACTAGTACTGGTTATGAAGTGTTTAATAATGTTGTCTGTTTTGTCTACATTGTCCCAATTTAAGCAAATCAAAGTGTGTTTGTGTGTGACTGTTATTCCCTTACTCTCCATTTCAGAGTAGGAATCATAAATATGTTTCTAACTGTTATGCTTTTGTCATGACGTTGCT
The DNA window shown above is from Brassica oleracea var. oleracea cultivar TO1000 chromosome C3, BOL, whole genome shotgun sequence and carries:
- the LOC106332673 gene encoding putative hydrolase C777.06c isoform X3, which produces MEKNEREDDRTALIFLGTGCSAAVPHFRCLLQPSDPPCHVCSQSLTLLPHLNPNYRCNTSLLIDYCCGEEDGRHYYMIIDVGKSFREQVLRWFTFYKIPRIDSIILTHDHADAIHGLDDIRSLQPRGSAIDTNPLPVFLSQFTMESISTRFPYLVEKKVKEVPRRVSQLDWRIIEENCDKPFTASGLSFTPLPVMHGEDYVALGFLFGNKSKVAYISDISRIPPSTEYAGAGQLDLLILDTNVPSMVMRGRQPTHLCLPETLETIKRLCPKRALLTGMTHYFDHHEYNEILAEWSLREGIQVQLAHDGLRLPINL
- the LOC106332673 gene encoding putative hydrolase C777.06c isoform X2, with the translated sequence MEKNEREDDRTALIFLGTGCSAAVPHFRCLLQPSDPPCHVCSQSLTLLPHLNPNYRCNTSLLIDYCCGEEDGRHYYMIIDVGKSFREQVLRWFTFYKIPRIDSIILTHDHADAIHGLDDIRSLQPRGSAIDTNPLPVFLSQFTMESISTRFPYLVEKKVKEVPRRVSQLDWRIIEENCDKPFTASGLSFTPLPVMHGEDYVALGFLFGNKSKVAYISDISRIPPSTEYAISKAGAGQLDLLILDTNVPSMVMRGRQPTHLCLPETLETIKRLCPKRALLTGMTHYFDHHEYNEILAEWSLREGIQVQLAHDGLRLPINL
- the LOC106332673 gene encoding putative hydrolase C777.06c isoform X1 produces the protein MEKNEREDDRTALIFLGTGCSAAVPHFRCLLQPSDPPCHVCSQSLTLLPHLNPNYRCNTSLLIDYCCGEEDGRHYYMIIDVGKSFREQVLRWFTFYKIPRIDSIILTHDHADAIHGLDDIRSLQPRGSAIDTNPLPVFLSQFTMESISTRFPYLVEKKVKEVPRRVSQLDWRIIEENCDKPFTASGLSFTPLPVMHGEDYVALGFLFGNKSKVAYISDISRIPPSTEYEAISKAGAGQLDLLILDTNVPSMVMRGRQPTHLCLPETLETIKRLCPKRALLTGMTHYFDHHEYNEILAEWSLREGIQVQLAHDGLRLPINL